A genome region from Candidatus Bathyarchaeia archaeon includes the following:
- a CDS encoding N-acyl homoserine lactonase family protein: protein MQRLPKAHNEAIKCMGVKIYPMNTGFIRVDKGAYITMGRGYGEEIDVPDWAFLVTDGKERILIDTGMCETERADWHHPGSRQPEGYRIDERLRELGIEPEDIDAVVFTHLHWDHCSNMKLFRNAKFYVHRRELQFALDPHPLYLKSYESKRLGVTPPFDGVNFKVISGEYRLRPYITIFPTPGHSPGHQSVAVETDDGVYVIAGDAVFSDENLEPDGHRGLPFTPMGRYVDVFDMFDSMERIFRRTGPDRIFPGHGRNIGRRPVYP from the coding sequence ATGCAAAGGCTCCCGAAAGCCCATAACGAGGCGATAAAGTGCATGGGCGTTAAGATCTATCCAATGAATACTGGGTTCATAAGGGTCGATAAGGGCGCTTATATAACCATGGGAAGGGGATATGGCGAGGAGATCGATGTCCCGGATTGGGCCTTCTTGGTGACGGATGGAAAAGAGAGGATCCTGATCGATACCGGGATGTGCGAAACCGAGAGGGCCGATTGGCATCATCCGGGCTCCCGCCAGCCCGAGGGATATCGGATCGATGAGCGATTGAGGGAGCTGGGCATCGAGCCGGAGGACATAGATGCCGTTGTCTTCACCCATCTCCATTGGGATCATTGCTCAAATATGAAGCTCTTCAGGAATGCAAAGTTCTACGTCCACCGAAGGGAGCTTCAATTCGCCCTAGACCCCCATCCCCTCTACCTCAAATCCTATGAGTCCAAAAGGCTGGGCGTTACGCCCCCATTTGACGGGGTTAATTTCAAGGTAATCTCCGGCGAATATCGGCTCCGCCCATATATAACGATCTTCCCAACGCCCGGCCATTCCCCGGGCCATCAATCGGTCGCCGTGGAAACGGATGATGGGGTTTACGTTATCGCGGGGGATGCCGTCTTCTCGGATGAGAACCTCGAGCCGGATGGGCATAGGGGCCTGCCGTTCACCCCCATGGGGCGATATGTCGACGTATTCGACATGTTCGATAGCATGGAGCGCATATTCCGAAGGACTGGCCCGGATCGGATATTCCCAGGCCATGGGAGGAACATTGGCCGAAGGCCGGTCTATCCCTAG
- a CDS encoding aminotransferase class IV — translation MGHGAKEPIFYVNGEFLPQSQAKVAVSDLGLLRGYGVFDFTRTYGREPFRLRDHLERLLKSARLIELELPWSLGELEGIVHEALGRNPGGEMGIRIVATGGDSPDSLSPSERPSLIVIVKPIDAYPREFFTEGVKAITYPAKRDLPEAKTLNYAIAVRALRRARLQGAHEAIYSYGGLLYECMVCSFFAVRDGKIITAGSDVLDGITRRTVLELVRGKIPVEYRFVKTSEIQHLEEAFLTSSGHGVMPIVAIDGVRIGDGKPGPVTREVMGLFEERIGRRLWE, via the coding sequence TTGGGCCATGGGGCGAAGGAGCCCATCTTCTACGTGAACGGCGAGTTCCTCCCCCAAAGCCAAGCGAAAGTGGCCGTTTCGGATTTGGGCCTCCTCCGGGGCTATGGCGTCTTCGATTTCACGAGGACCTACGGCCGGGAGCCGTTCAGGCTTAGGGATCATTTGGAGAGGTTACTGAAATCGGCGAGGCTCATAGAGCTGGAGCTGCCTTGGAGCTTGGGAGAGCTCGAGGGGATCGTCCATGAGGCGTTGGGCAGGAATCCAGGAGGCGAGATGGGCATAAGGATCGTGGCCACCGGCGGCGATAGTCCCGATTCGCTCTCCCCATCTGAACGGCCCAGCCTCATAGTAATAGTTAAGCCGATCGATGCCTATCCGAGGGAGTTCTTCACGGAGGGCGTCAAGGCCATCACGTATCCGGCTAAGAGGGATCTCCCGGAGGCGAAGACCCTGAACTACGCCATCGCCGTCAGGGCCCTGAGGAGGGCTAGGCTCCAAGGGGCCCATGAAGCCATTTACTCATATGGGGGCCTCCTCTACGAATGTATGGTTTGCAGCTTCTTCGCCGTCAGGGATGGGAAGATAATAACCGCTGGCAGCGATGTCTTAGACGGGATAACGCGGAGGACGGTCCTGGAGCTTGTCCGCGGGAAGATACCGGTCGAATATAGATTCGTCAAGACTTCGGAAATACAGCATTTGGAGGAGGCCTTCTTGACCTCCTCGGGCCACGGGGTCATGCCGATAGTGGCCATCGATGGCGTCAGGATAGGCGATGGGAAGCCCGGGCCCGTAACAAGGGAGGTCATGGGGCTATTCGAGGAGCGCATCGGGCGGAGGCTTTGGGAATGA